Proteins from a single region of Candidatus Saccharibacteria bacterium:
- the uvrA gene encoding excinuclease ABC subunit UvrA, with product MPEVIRVTGAREHNLKNISVEIPRDKLVVITGLSGSGKSSLAFDTIYAEGQRRYVESLSSYARQFLGIMDKPDVESIEGLSPAISIDQKSTSRNPRSTVATVTEIYDYLRLLFARIGVPHCPVCGKEVSRRTPQAIIDEVMKIEDGARLMILAPIIKDKKGEFAHVPEQYRRLGFARARVDGVIYSLDEFPDLQKSYKHNIEIVVDRIAMSKEILGRVTQSIEQALELADGVVELLNADSDSITVFSQRYACVDHPNEDIPELEPRLFSFNAPQGACPVCTGLGSRLEVDPELVFNPNLTLAEGAIRPYNRVNSDAWYMKRLAKVAEEHGFSLSVPVGQLKKDDLDKILYGTGDQKYTVSLGNGRHYDATYEGVIPNLERRHKETDSEFMRKDIERFMRERQCHTCKGARLKPVVLAVTVHDLNIMDICNLGVDDALDLFRNELKLTEQERFIATQIMKEITERLGFMSNVGLNYLELGRAANTLSGGEAQRIRLATQIGSGLQGVLYVLDEPSIGLHQRDNDRLIGTLKRLRDLGNTVLVVEHDEDTIRQADYLLDIGPGAGVAGGNVVAAGTPAEVAAQKDSITGRYLAGTEKIDVPKKRRTIMADRQLVIRGARENNLKNIDVAFPLGVMTVVSGVSGSGKSTLVNDILAKELSARLHRAQTVPGAHENIEGIKHLDKAIVIDQSAIGRTPRSNPATYTGVFTPIRELFAGTPEANIRGYKAGRFSFNVKGGRCENCQGDGVIKIEMHFLPDVYVTCDVCNGKRYNREALEIKYKDATISDVLEMTVEQAAKFFENIPGIARKLDTLVEVGLGYIRLGQPATTFSGGEAQRIKLATELSRRATGKTLYILDEPTTGLHSADVKRLIVILQKLIEGGNSMVIIEHNLDVVKSADHVIDMGPEGGVGGGVVVASGTPEEITKVAASFTGKYLKDLL from the coding sequence ATGCCAGAGGTTATTCGCGTTACAGGTGCCCGCGAGCACAACTTAAAAAATATCAGTGTGGAGATTCCACGAGATAAGCTGGTGGTTATCACTGGTCTTTCTGGTTCGGGAAAATCGAGCCTTGCTTTTGATACCATTTATGCGGAAGGTCAGCGCCGCTACGTTGAGAGTCTCTCAAGTTATGCACGCCAGTTCCTTGGAATTATGGACAAGCCAGATGTCGAATCGATCGAAGGCTTGAGCCCGGCTATCTCTATCGACCAAAAATCAACGAGCCGCAACCCGCGTTCGACCGTGGCGACAGTAACCGAAATCTACGACTATTTGCGTCTGCTTTTTGCGCGCATCGGTGTTCCGCACTGTCCTGTTTGTGGCAAAGAAGTTTCTCGCCGCACGCCTCAGGCGATTATCGATGAAGTAATGAAGATCGAAGATGGCGCTCGCCTGATGATTTTGGCACCGATCATTAAAGATAAAAAGGGTGAGTTTGCACACGTGCCAGAGCAGTATCGCCGTCTTGGTTTTGCGAGGGCTCGAGTTGACGGTGTTATATACTCGCTCGATGAATTCCCAGATCTGCAAAAAAGCTACAAGCACAATATCGAAATCGTCGTCGATCGTATCGCAATGAGTAAAGAAATCCTAGGGCGTGTGACGCAATCTATTGAGCAGGCGCTTGAGCTTGCCGATGGAGTGGTAGAGCTTTTGAACGCCGATAGTGACAGCATTACGGTATTTAGCCAGCGCTATGCTTGTGTCGATCACCCAAACGAGGATATTCCCGAGCTAGAGCCACGCCTCTTTAGCTTTAACGCGCCGCAAGGAGCATGCCCGGTGTGTACCGGACTCGGCAGCCGTCTTGAGGTTGATCCAGAGCTTGTGTTTAATCCTAATCTGACACTTGCCGAAGGTGCAATTCGCCCGTACAACCGTGTAAACAGCGACGCGTGGTACATGAAACGCCTTGCAAAAGTTGCCGAAGAACATGGGTTTAGTCTTAGCGTTCCTGTTGGCCAGCTTAAAAAAGATGATCTCGACAAGATCTTATATGGAACTGGCGATCAAAAATATACTGTATCACTTGGCAATGGCCGCCACTACGATGCCACGTACGAAGGCGTTATTCCAAATCTAGAACGTCGCCATAAAGAGACCGACAGTGAATTTATGCGCAAGGATATTGAACGGTTCATGCGCGAACGTCAATGTCATACCTGTAAAGGAGCCCGCCTTAAGCCTGTGGTGCTTGCGGTAACCGTCCACGATCTGAATATTATGGATATCTGTAACTTGGGTGTCGATGACGCACTTGATCTTTTCCGTAACGAGCTGAAGCTGACTGAACAAGAGCGGTTTATTGCGACGCAAATCATGAAAGAGATTACAGAACGTCTTGGGTTTATGAGTAATGTTGGGCTTAATTATCTTGAACTTGGCCGTGCTGCTAATACACTTTCGGGCGGTGAAGCGCAGCGTATTCGCCTAGCGACGCAAATTGGATCGGGCCTTCAGGGTGTATTGTATGTCCTTGATGAGCCTTCGATTGGTCTACATCAACGTGATAACGACCGTTTAATTGGTACGCTGAAACGACTTCGTGATCTTGGTAATACGGTACTTGTTGTTGAGCACGATGAAGATACAATTCGCCAAGCCGACTACTTGTTAGATATTGGCCCGGGCGCTGGTGTAGCGGGTGGAAACGTTGTTGCAGCGGGAACGCCTGCCGAGGTTGCGGCGCAAAAAGACAGCATTACCGGTAGGTATCTTGCAGGAACTGAAAAGATTGATGTGCCTAAAAAACGCCGAACAATTATGGCCGATCGTCAGCTTGTGATTCGTGGCGCTCGCGAAAATAATCTCAAGAATATTGACGTGGCATTTCCGCTGGGGGTTATGACTGTAGTAAGTGGCGTTAGTGGCAGCGGCAAATCAACCCTCGTGAATGATATCTTGGCAAAAGAACTTTCGGCACGGCTTCACCGCGCGCAGACTGTTCCTGGGGCGCACGAGAATATCGAAGGAATCAAACACCTCGACAAGGCGATTGTTATTGATCAGTCGGCAATCGGCCGCACGCCTCGTTCTAACCCTGCAACATATACGGGTGTATTTACGCCTATTCGTGAGTTGTTTGCGGGTACGCCCGAGGCTAATATTCGCGGCTACAAAGCCGGGCGATTCAGCTTTAACGTAAAGGGCGGTCGCTGTGAAAACTGTCAGGGTGATGGCGTTATTAAGATCGAAATGCATTTTTTGCCAGACGTGTATGTTACATGTGACGTTTGTAACGGTAAGCGTTACAACCGCGAAGCGCTCGAAATTAAATACAAAGATGCAACAATTAGCGATGTTTTAGAAATGACTGTCGAGCAAGCCGCGAAGTTTTTCGAGAATATTCCGGGCATTGCACGAAAATTAGACACGCTTGTAGAAGTTGGTCTTGGGTATATTCGCCTTGGCCAGCCAGCAACGACGTTTAGCGGTGGTGAAGCGCAGCGTATTAAACTAGCAACCGAGCTTTCGCGCCGTGCGACCGGTAAAACTTTGTATATTCTCGACGAGCCGACAACTGGTCTTCATAGCGCCGATGTGAAGCGCCTTATTGTGATTTTGCAAAAACTGATTGAAGGCGGCAACAGCATGGTGATTATCGAACACAATCTCGACGTCGTTAAGTCGGCTGATCATGTTATCGACATGGGCCCTGAAGGCGGTGTTGGTGGTGGTGTGGTGGTTGCTAGCGGTACGCCAGAAGAAATCACTAAGGTTGCCGCTTCGTTTACGGGCAAATATCTTAAAGATCTTCTGTAG
- a CDS encoding phosphatase PAP2 family protein, with the protein MFNPQSYRSSTPRNLLVALAFFITGLTLIAIIYAGVRSNTGLASWDVIVHDWFVANRTAGMTQFMEFVTFLFDPYLLLGVTALGSVVWAWHKKEYWRPALVSLSLAIAFVVSTLIKTIIERSRPPEADMILPLETGFAFPSNHTYGVAVLALIIGYFLYSRRATVKTFYSWLAGAIICTILIAASRLYLGYHWLTDVTASICLALVVLAIIMAADRLQTRRFRPQTTEDL; encoded by the coding sequence ATGTTCAATCCGCAGTCGTATCGTAGTTCAACACCACGTAATTTGCTTGTGGCTCTTGCATTTTTTATCACGGGCCTTACCCTGATTGCGATTATTTACGCAGGAGTGCGCAGTAACACAGGCCTGGCGTCATGGGACGTGATTGTCCACGATTGGTTCGTCGCCAATCGAACAGCCGGCATGACTCAGTTTATGGAATTCGTCACCTTCTTATTCGACCCCTACCTGCTGCTCGGAGTTACTGCGCTGGGGTCTGTCGTTTGGGCGTGGCACAAAAAAGAATATTGGCGACCAGCACTCGTTTCACTTTCGCTAGCGATTGCCTTTGTTGTTTCGACACTTATAAAAACAATCATTGAACGATCGCGACCACCCGAAGCCGACATGATATTGCCGCTGGAGACGGGCTTTGCCTTTCCCTCAAATCACACCTATGGCGTCGCTGTTCTTGCGCTTATCATTGGTTATTTTCTATATTCACGACGCGCCACGGTGAAAACATTCTACTCATGGCTCGCCGGAGCAATCATTTGTACAATTCTTATTGCTGCTAGCCGTCTTTACCTAGGCTATCACTGGCTAACCGACGTTACGGCATCGATATGTCTTGCACTTGTCGTGCTCGCCATTATTATGGCCGCCGACCGCCTTCAGACCAGGCGATTCCGTCCGCAGACTACAGAAGATCTTTAA
- a CDS encoding VTT domain-containing protein encodes MTTGPWIVTLVIALIIFAESGLLIGFFLPGDSLLFSAGFLMSAGKLDFDIHFFVVIMFLAAVIGDGVGYLFGRRIGPKIFKRPNSLLFRQENIEKAKEFYEKHGSITIVIARFIPVVRTFAPIVAGVGQMKYKSFLTFNVIGALLWAVGITYAGFYIGEVLHSMGIEIDTVLLPIILVILISSVLPPAIHILKDKDRRYSIWNGTKKQIKILLRRK; translated from the coding sequence ATGACCACCGGGCCGTGGATAGTGACACTTGTTATTGCACTTATTATTTTTGCCGAGAGCGGGCTGTTGATTGGCTTTTTCTTACCAGGAGACAGTCTTCTTTTTAGCGCCGGCTTCCTTATGAGTGCGGGCAAGCTCGACTTTGATATTCATTTTTTTGTTGTCATTATGTTCCTCGCCGCAGTTATTGGCGACGGCGTTGGTTATTTATTTGGGCGTCGTATCGGGCCAAAGATATTCAAACGGCCTAATTCCCTTCTCTTCCGACAAGAAAACATCGAAAAGGCAAAAGAATTCTACGAAAAGCATGGCAGTATAACTATTGTTATTGCACGCTTTATTCCTGTGGTTCGCACCTTCGCACCGATTGTCGCAGGCGTTGGACAAATGAAATACAAAAGCTTTCTTACTTTCAACGTTATCGGCGCGCTTTTGTGGGCGGTAGGCATTACCTACGCCGGCTTCTATATCGGTGAAGTACTTCACAGCATGGGAATCGAGATTGATACCGTTCTTCTACCGATTATTCTCGTCATTCTTATCTCATCGGTACTTCCCCCAGCTATTCATATTCTTAAAGATAAAGACCGTCGCTATTCGATATGGAACGGTACAAAAAAACAAATCAAGATTCTTCTTAGGAGAAAGTAA
- a CDS encoding 50S ribosomal protein L25 yields the protein MNEISLKLTERTVVGKKMDALRREGMIPSVVYGGKAEPIATQSPMVETTKVAKQAGKHSPVHLMIGDKKKLAIIKSIDIDPVKHMVRHVAFHTIKQNETITTEVPIVLTGLGESAAERAGLVVLQAIEKIEVKAIPAKLPESLEMSILELTTDEDKLTLADVKLPEGVEFASNDQDMDLVVANVYEPSALQAANDAAGGDAEDESEVESENGESTEEKEEPAK from the coding sequence ATGAACGAAATTTCACTGAAATTAACCGAACGTACAGTAGTAGGAAAAAAGATGGATGCGCTACGGCGCGAAGGAATGATTCCAAGCGTTGTTTATGGCGGCAAGGCCGAGCCGATTGCAACACAATCTCCAATGGTTGAGACAACGAAAGTTGCAAAGCAAGCAGGCAAGCACTCGCCCGTCCACCTTATGATTGGCGATAAAAAGAAGCTCGCGATTATTAAGAGTATCGATATTGATCCTGTAAAGCACATGGTTCGCCACGTAGCGTTTCACACGATCAAACAGAACGAAACAATTACTACCGAGGTGCCAATTGTACTAACTGGTCTTGGTGAGAGTGCCGCAGAGCGCGCCGGCTTGGTGGTGCTTCAGGCAATTGAAAAGATTGAAGTTAAGGCAATTCCAGCCAAACTACCTGAATCACTAGAAATGTCGATTCTTGAACTGACAACCGACGAAGACAAGTTGACACTTGCGGATGTTAAACTTCCAGAAGGTGTTGAATTTGCTTCGAACGACCAAGATATGGATTTGGTTGTTGCAAATGTTTACGAGCCAAGCGCACTTCAGGCGGCAAACGACGCGGCTGGTGGTGATGCTGAAGATGAGTCTGAGGTTGAGTCTGAGAATGGTGAGTCAACGGAAGAAAAAGAAGAGCCAGCAAAATAG
- a CDS encoding ABC transporter ATP-binding protein gives MTLFAFQLITMGVCIWLFTTGNVTIAALVFAVTYLGRLTSSLFEITPIIRGMEQLFLDASNITDILDEQPEIKDSPNAADLVVKKGGVELQNISFGYADNKKTKVIQNISISIKPGERIGLAGSSGGGKTTLTKLLLRSADVSDGAILIDGQNISEVTQKSLRASIAYVPQEPFLFHRTLRENIAYAHPEATDEAIFSAVKRANAYEFIKDLPSGLDTVVGERGVKLSGGQRQRIALARAILKDAPILILDEATSALDSESEKLIQDALAKLMKNRTSIVVAHRLSTIADLDRIIVLDKGQIAEEGTHSALIKQKGIYAKLWAHQSGGFIEE, from the coding sequence ATGACCCTTTTTGCATTTCAGCTTATTACAATGGGTGTGTGTATTTGGCTGTTTACCACAGGTAATGTCACGATTGCCGCGCTTGTGTTTGCCGTCACCTATCTAGGTCGTCTCACAAGTTCACTATTTGAAATTACCCCAATTATTCGTGGGATGGAGCAGCTATTTCTCGATGCATCAAACATTACGGATATTCTCGATGAACAGCCCGAGATAAAGGATTCGCCAAATGCCGCTGATCTTGTCGTAAAAAAGGGCGGTGTCGAACTGCAAAACATCAGCTTTGGCTATGCCGATAACAAGAAGACAAAAGTTATTCAGAATATCTCAATTTCAATTAAACCAGGTGAACGTATTGGTCTTGCGGGCTCAAGTGGCGGCGGTAAAACCACACTTACGAAACTCTTACTTCGCTCTGCCGATGTTTCAGATGGCGCGATTCTTATTGATGGCCAGAATATTTCGGAGGTAACGCAAAAAAGCCTGCGAGCTTCGATTGCTTACGTGCCCCAGGAACCTTTTTTGTTTCACCGTACACTACGCGAAAATATCGCCTACGCCCACCCAGAGGCTACCGACGAAGCAATATTCTCGGCGGTTAAGCGCGCCAACGCCTACGAGTTTATAAAAGATCTTCCAAGCGGACTCGATACGGTCGTTGGTGAACGTGGGGTTAAACTTTCGGGTGGGCAACGCCAGCGAATCGCGCTCGCCCGGGCAATCCTAAAAGACGCGCCGATTCTTATTCTCGACGAAGCAACCTCTGCGCTCGATAGCGAAAGCGAAAAACTCATTCAGGACGCACTCGCAAAACTTATGAAAAACCGTACATCAATCGTTGTCGCACACCGTCTTAGCACTATCGCCGACCTCGACCGTATTATCGTGCTCGATAAAGGCCAGATTGCCGAAGAAGGTACTCACTCGGCACTTATAAAACAAAAGGGTATCTACGCCAAGCTTTGGGCTCACCAATCCGGCGGGTTTATCGAGGAATAG
- a CDS encoding ABC transporter ATP-binding protein, giving the protein MQKQIISLLWHTAMKYPARTLLTLVGSAATTVIGSFFGPYIISELLNQLQTGSVSLNAAMPLIIAYTATQIYGQIIGWRLNLYFAWTMETAAQRDLYRRIFSSLTEQSLTFHSNRFGGALVSQTTKMIGAFERFWDTIIFQIMPSLASVVAATVILSFVFWQYAVFLFVLSIVFAITVFWGSKFLAVRNKEEAQASTATNAYVADAVTNVVTIKSHGTEQIELDTLTEKASDWRSKSLSTMRGFLAVSSGYSLLISVLNVVALVGAIWASEHNIISIGTVYLSITYTFTVGRQLWEMNSIMRNYNRIMGDAHDMTEILQLEPTVVNKTDTPISVSRGAIDFKDVTFAHDGSNENLFDKFSLRVKPGERIGLVGHSGSGKTTLSRLLLRFSDIESGAILIDDQNIAEVTQESLRRSIAYVPQEPMLFHRSLRDNIAYGKKNVTDEDILEAARQANAIEFIEKLPEGLDTMVGERGVKLSGGQRQRIAIARAILKDAPILLLDEATSALDSESEKLIQDALEKLMKGRTSIVIAHRLSTIAKLDRIVVLENGTISEQGSHTRLLEQKGTYSKLWSHQSGGFIEEDTEE; this is encoded by the coding sequence ATGCAAAAACAAATCATCTCATTGCTGTGGCATACGGCAATGAAATACCCCGCTCGTACACTACTAACTCTTGTTGGTTCTGCCGCAACCACGGTCATTGGTTCATTTTTTGGACCTTATATTATCTCGGAACTGCTCAATCAGCTCCAAACTGGGTCGGTATCACTAAACGCCGCCATGCCGCTTATCATTGCGTACACGGCAACCCAAATCTATGGCCAAATTATCGGCTGGCGTCTTAACCTATACTTTGCCTGGACCATGGAAACGGCAGCACAGCGTGATCTTTACCGCCGGATTTTCTCTAGCCTAACCGAACAGAGCCTCACCTTTCATTCAAACCGTTTTGGTGGCGCCCTTGTATCACAAACGACCAAAATGATTGGCGCGTTTGAACGTTTTTGGGATACAATCATTTTTCAAATCATGCCATCGCTCGCAAGCGTTGTAGCTGCCACGGTTATTTTGAGTTTCGTTTTTTGGCAGTACGCAGTTTTTCTTTTCGTTCTTTCTATCGTCTTTGCAATCACCGTTTTTTGGGGTTCAAAGTTTCTCGCAGTGCGAAACAAAGAAGAGGCGCAAGCAAGCACGGCAACAAATGCATACGTTGCAGATGCCGTTACGAATGTCGTTACTATAAAATCACATGGCACCGAACAAATAGAGCTCGATACACTTACTGAAAAAGCATCTGATTGGCGCTCAAAGAGTCTCTCAACAATGCGCGGTTTTTTGGCGGTCAGCAGCGGCTATTCACTTCTTATTAGCGTTCTCAACGTTGTTGCACTAGTTGGTGCTATTTGGGCTTCCGAACACAATATCATCTCGATTGGGACGGTATACCTAAGTATTACTTATACGTTTACCGTGGGACGCCAGCTATGGGAGATGAACAGTATTATGCGCAACTACAACCGTATTATGGGTGATGCGCATGACATGACCGAGATTCTACAGCTCGAGCCAACTGTCGTTAATAAAACCGATACGCCAATTTCGGTCAGTAGAGGTGCGATCGACTTTAAAGACGTTACCTTTGCGCACGACGGCAGCAACGAGAACCTCTTTGATAAGTTCTCTCTTCGCGTCAAACCAGGCGAGCGAATCGGACTTGTTGGGCATTCTGGTTCTGGCAAAACCACATTATCGCGGCTTCTTTTGCGTTTTTCAGATATCGAGAGTGGCGCGATTCTTATCGACGACCAAAACATTGCCGAAGTTACCCAGGAATCGCTCCGCCGAAGTATTGCCTACGTTCCGCAAGAGCCTATGCTCTTTCACCGTAGCCTGCGCGATAACATCGCCTATGGTAAAAAGAATGTTACCGACGAGGATATTCTAGAGGCTGCACGTCAAGCCAATGCTATCGAGTTTATCGAAAAGCTGCCCGAAGGCCTTGATACAATGGTTGGCGAGCGAGGCGTGAAGCTTTCGGGTGGCCAGCGCCAGCGTATTGCTATTGCCCGCGCCATCTTAAAAGACGCGCCTATCCTTCTCCTCGACGAAGCAACCTCTGCGCTCGATAGTGAAAGCGAAAAGTTAATTCAAGATGCCCTCGAAAAACTCATGAAAGGCCGCACGAGCATTGTTATTGCACACCGGCTTTCAACTATTGCAAAGCTCGATCGCATTGTCGTACTTGAAAACGGAACGATCAGTGAGCAAGGCTCGCACACACGCCTGCTTGAACAAAAAGGAACATACTCGAAGCTGTGGTCGCACCAATCTGGCGGCTTTATAGAAGAAGACACCGAGGAATAA
- a CDS encoding rhodanese-related sulfurtransferase: MQKIILYYKFTPISDEAAVKLWQKTLCDSLNLRGRILISKHGINGTLGGDIEDVKKYIKATKQYDGFKNIVFKWSDGGREEFPRMSVKVRPEIVAFDAADELKVDENGVVGGGVHLKPKQVNELVEKRGDEVVFFDGRNAHEAAIGKFKNAVVPDTHTSRDFIRELESGKYDDLKDKPIVTYCTGGIRCEILSSLMKNRGFKEVYQIDGGIVKYGETFGDDGLWEGSLRVFDDRMTVDFSDHAAVIGECSHCGGQTNNYENCAWANCNDLVLICLFCKQNPDLLFHSDMCRDKAKIGATA, encoded by the coding sequence ATGCAAAAAATCATTCTTTACTATAAGTTTACGCCAATTAGCGACGAGGCGGCAGTAAAACTATGGCAAAAAACGTTGTGCGATAGTCTTAATCTTCGTGGGCGTATTCTTATTTCTAAGCACGGCATTAACGGTACACTCGGCGGTGATATCGAAGACGTAAAAAAATATATTAAAGCAACAAAACAGTACGATGGCTTTAAGAACATTGTCTTTAAGTGGAGCGACGGTGGTCGTGAAGAGTTTCCTCGTATGAGCGTAAAGGTTCGCCCTGAAATTGTCGCGTTCGACGCAGCAGATGAGCTGAAAGTTGATGAAAATGGAGTTGTTGGCGGTGGTGTTCATCTAAAACCAAAACAAGTGAACGAGCTTGTTGAAAAACGTGGTGACGAAGTAGTGTTTTTTGACGGTCGCAATGCCCATGAAGCGGCAATTGGCAAATTCAAAAATGCAGTTGTCCCAGATACGCATACCTCGCGTGATTTTATCCGCGAATTAGAAAGCGGCAAATATGATGACCTTAAAGATAAGCCGATCGTCACGTATTGCACGGGCGGTATTCGCTGCGAAATTTTATCGAGCCTCATGAAAAACCGCGGCTTTAAAGAGGTATATCAGATAGATGGCGGTATCGTAAAATACGGCGAAACATTTGGCGACGATGGATTGTGGGAGGGGAGTCTACGCGTATTCGACGACCGCATGACGGTTGATTTTAGCGACCACGCTGCAGTTATTGGCGAGTGTAGCCATTGCGGCGGCCAAACCAACAACTACGAAAACTGCGCCTGGGCAAATTGTAACGATCTAGTGTTAATCTGCCTGTTCTGCAAGCAGAACCCAGACCTTTTGTTCCACAGTGACATGTGTCGCGACAAGGCAAAAATAGGGGCAACTGCCTAA
- a CDS encoding MFS transporter codes for MSTEHPTHSALHHAGKFTHKQRTIALVVVALAFVMDLLDTTIVNIAIPSIQSGLGASFASIQWMIAGYALAFAVLLVTGGRMGDVFGYKKMFLIGVGGFTLASLLCGFAWNPEVLIGARLVQGAMAALMVPQVMSLMQVMFKPHERAGVMGLFGALAGIAASMGPVIGGILIHANIAGLDWRPIFLINIPVGIFALLMAMKYLPEGKSSHPLKLDMWGTGLIMVAMFLIVFPLIQGRELDWPIWTFIMMFLALPVFALFIWWQKRKDSIDQSALMAPILLKTGSFIKGLTVNIVFQSAMAGFFLPFTLLLQIGLGYEIITAALTGIPTAVGIALSIGLFGQKLIPKLGRYALSVGAIVMAIGLAITYITVQQNGLDTAPLQFTPGLLITGLGMGLIMAPIFALVLTDVDPRHAGSASGVMNAVQQLGGAIGIALIGVIFFGQLSHNAEASFTSVESNIRSELTAANIPEQMQSPIIEGAKECYTDSAKQKDASETPESCEALEGQPANPMSEKIGSIIEESVKKANADNFANAFRAGLIYEGILIAVTFVMSFMLPRHIRPEAMQAGH; via the coding sequence ATGTCAACCGAACATCCTACGCATTCGGCGTTGCATCATGCGGGCAAATTTACCCACAAGCAGCGCACGATCGCACTTGTCGTTGTCGCCCTTGCTTTTGTCATGGACCTCCTCGACACAACTATTGTTAACATTGCCATTCCGTCGATCCAAAGCGGGTTAGGTGCAAGCTTTGCATCTATCCAGTGGATGATCGCCGGCTATGCCCTCGCCTTCGCCGTCCTTTTGGTAACAGGTGGACGCATGGGCGACGTCTTTGGCTATAAAAAAATGTTCCTCATTGGAGTTGGTGGCTTTACGCTTGCCTCACTTCTTTGTGGATTTGCCTGGAACCCTGAGGTGCTTATTGGTGCCCGACTCGTGCAAGGTGCCATGGCCGCGCTTATGGTGCCGCAAGTAATGTCGCTTATGCAGGTGATGTTCAAACCGCATGAACGCGCAGGAGTTATGGGACTATTTGGCGCGCTTGCCGGAATCGCCGCGTCTATGGGACCGGTTATTGGTGGTATTCTTATCCACGCAAATATTGCCGGACTCGACTGGCGGCCAATCTTCTTGATAAACATTCCTGTCGGTATCTTTGCGCTACTTATGGCTATGAAATACCTTCCTGAAGGTAAATCGTCACACCCACTAAAGCTCGATATGTGGGGCACCGGCCTTATTATGGTCGCAATGTTCCTTATCGTATTTCCACTTATTCAGGGGCGCGAACTTGACTGGCCAATTTGGACATTCATTATGATGTTCCTTGCCCTTCCTGTATTCGCCCTATTTATATGGTGGCAAAAACGCAAAGATTCAATCGACCAGTCGGCTCTTATGGCACCGATCCTGCTTAAGACTGGTTCGTTCATAAAAGGTCTGACCGTTAATATCGTGTTTCAGTCAGCAATGGCCGGATTCTTCCTACCATTCACCTTGCTCCTACAAATTGGTCTTGGCTACGAGATCATTACCGCTGCCCTTACGGGTATTCCGACGGCCGTCGGTATCGCGCTAAGTATCGGCCTTTTCGGCCAAAAGCTTATTCCAAAACTTGGCCGTTATGCGCTAAGTGTTGGTGCGATTGTTATGGCAATTGGACTTGCGATTACCTATATTACCGTTCAGCAGAACGGTCTAGACACTGCACCTCTGCAGTTTACGCCAGGCCTACTTATTACCGGACTTGGTATGGGCCTAATTATGGCACCTATCTTCGCGCTCGTTCTTACCGACGTCGATCCTCGTCACGCTGGTTCTGCGTCTGGCGTTATGAACGCCGTTCAGCAGCTTGGTGGCGCAATTGGTATCGCGCTTATCGGCGTTATCTTCTTTGGCCAGCTTTCGCACAACGCCGAAGCAAGCTTTACGTCGGTTGAATCGAACATCCGCAGCGAACTAACAGCGGCAAACATTCCTGAACAAATGCAATCTCCAATTATCGAGGGCGCAAAGGAATGTTACACCGACAGCGCAAAACAAAAAGACGCCAGCGAAACACCTGAAAGCTGCGAAGCACTTGAAGGTCAGCCCGCTAACCCTATGTCAGAAAAAATTGGTAGCATCATAGAGGAAAGTGTTAAAAAGGCCAACGCAGATAACTTTGCCAACGCATTTCGCGCAGGGCTTATCTACGAAGGAATCCTTATAGCGGTGACATTCGTGATGAGTTTCATGCTTCCGCGACACATTCGACCCGAAGCCATGCAAGCCGGACATTAA
- a CDS encoding MarR family transcriptional regulator — translation MKSKKELVEELNQSMQRAGTLTVLHTNAIADKIGLSATEFESMDVITRYQPMSAGKLAAKCGLTTGAITGVIDRLEREGLVTRTRDPKDRRRVFLKPVDDEEKSCIVRDAYAPLSEAYHRIVSKCTPEQLAFLVQIHDELNDAVETIIEDMRTKRA, via the coding sequence ATGAAATCCAAAAAAGAATTAGTAGAAGAACTCAACCAGTCAATGCAGCGCGCCGGTACCCTTACCGTGCTTCATACGAATGCTATCGCCGACAAGATTGGCCTTAGTGCAACAGAATTCGAGTCGATGGATGTTATTACCAGGTACCAGCCAATGAGTGCTGGAAAACTTGCGGCAAAGTGCGGGCTAACAACAGGCGCAATTACTGGCGTTATTGATCGCCTAGAGCGCGAAGGTCTGGTAACGCGAACACGTGACCCTAAAGATCGCCGCCGCGTGTTTTTAAAACCCGTCGACGACGAAGAAAAAAGCTGTATTGTACGCGATGCATATGCGCCGCTAAGTGAGGCATATCATCGTATTGTTAGCAAATGTACGCCCGAGCAACTTGCATTTTTGGTGCAAATTCACGACGAGCTCAACGACGCCGTTGAGACAATTATTGAAGATATGCGAACGAAGCGCGCTTAG